The following are from one region of the Bactrocera oleae isolate idBacOlea1 chromosome 6, idBacOlea1, whole genome shotgun sequence genome:
- the Galk gene encoding N-acetylgalactosamine kinase yields the protein MSASAESAISMSHLELHSEHRLYARLRELYDFYRNQFGGEPEFFVRMPGRVNIIGEHVDYCGYPVLPMAIDQCILLAVGRSAENTFLQLRNVETKRYENFKCDLSALSIDLPQNGGPKWYNYYLCGVKGIYEQIQQANSGELMRPIGMNIALSGNIPPASGLSSSSALVSAAVLATAYVHQLPLERKQLAAISARCERYIGTQGGGMDQAIAYLAKAGCAQFIEFHPELNATPIQLPAGVCFIVANSLAAKNKAASSDFNERVVECRLAARIIAKRMKFNNWRGIFRLVQLQEALHCTLGELEELVLKWLPKDIYKRDELCACELEVDAEEFEREFLTVNTRHMTQFKLKQRALHVIQESLRVAEFREICERHQTQPQYICQGVSVKSNGDGVNNATKHFTLLSQLMRQSHQSLKELYECSHTDLDRLISLSDEAGVGARLTGAGWGGCVVACCDSLESSKRYIEMLKAKYFKLLPQDLLERYAVNDFDDVVFATFPGNGAEIFQLNFVTC from the exons CGTCAACATAATCGGCGAGCATGTGGACTACTGTGGCTACCCCGTTTTACCGATGGCTATTGATCAGTGCATTCTTTTGGCGGTCGGACGTAGTGCGGAAAATACATTTCTACAACTGCGTAACGTGGAAACGAAGCGTTATGAGAACTTCAAATGCGATTTGAGTGCACTCAG CATTGATTTGCCGCAAAATGGTGGACCGAAATGGTATAATTACTATCTGTGCGGCGTAAAGGGCATCTATGAGCAAATCCAACAAGCGAACAGCGGTGAACTAATGCGGCCCATCGGCATGAATATCGCGTTGAGCGGCAACATACCGCCAGCTTCGGGTTTGAGCAGCTCCAGCGCCCTGGTCAGCGCCGCTGTGCTGGCCACGGCATACGTGCACCAATTGCCCTTGGAACGTAAACAATTGGCCGCCATATCGGCACGCTGTGAACGCTATATTGGCACACAGGGCGGCGGCATGGATCAGGCCATCGCCTACCTGGCCAAAGCTGGTTGCGCACAATTCATTGAATTCCATCCGGAGCTGAATGCCACACCCATACAGTTGCCGGCTGGCGTATGCTTTATTGTGGCCAACAGTCTGGCGGCAAAGAACAAAGCAGCCTCGTCGGATTTCAATGAACGCGTAGTGGAATGCCGGCTGGCTGCGCGCATAATTGCCAAGCGCATGAAGTTCAACAATTGGCGTGGCATATTCCGCCTTGTGCAGTTGCAAGAGGCGTTGCATTGCACGTTAGGCGAACTGGAAGAGCTAGTGTTGAAATGGCTGCCAAAGGATATTTACAAACGCGATGAGTTGTGTGCGTGCGAATTGGAGGTCGACGCTGAGGAATTCGAAAGGGAATTTCTCACCGTCAATACGCGGCACATGACACAATTCAAACTGAAACAACGCGCTCTGCATGTCATACAAG AGTCACTGCGTGTGGCGGAATTTCGCGAAATATGCGAGCGCCATCAGACGCAACCCCAATACATCTGCCAAGGCGTGAGCGTTAAGTCAAATGGTGACGGTGTCAATAATGCCACAAAGCACTTTACGCTGCTGTCACAATTGATGCGTCAATCACATCAAAGCCTTAAAGAGCTCTACGAGTGTTCGCACACCGATCTGGATCGTTTGATTAGCTTATCCGATGAGGCGGGTGTGGGCGCTAGGCTCACCGGTGCCGG TTGGGGTGGCTGCGTGGTCGCCTGCTGCGACTCTCTGGAATCGTCTAAGCGTTACATAGAAATGCTTAAAGCGAAATACTTTAAGTTGCTGCCGCAAGATTTGCTCGAGCGGTATGCCGTCAATGATTTCGATGATGTGGTGTTCGCGACTTTTCCAGGAAATGGCGCAGAAATCTTTCAACTCAACTTTGTGACTTGTTAA